The genomic region TGGAAGATCTGCGAAGGGTCCAATGTGGACTTCAGGTTGCGGTAGCCGCGCACCCCCGGCTCCTCGGGGAAGTCCCCGGTCGCCGGTCCCTGCGCGGACTGGTACAGGCCGTTGGCCCCGCCGTCCTCGACACCGGTCCAGCCCCTGCCGTAGAAGGGAATGCCGATGAGGATCTTGCTCGCCGGCACCCCGGCGTCGCGGTAGATCTTGACCGCCTGCTCGACGCTGAACCGGCTCGCCGGCGGGTTCGGGTCCTTGGGGTCCTCGTGGATGTTGGCCTGGTGACCGGTCCGGTTCGGCTCCCAGGACGAGCCGTGGAAGTCGTAGCCCTGCAGGTTGGCGAAGTCCAGGTAGCTGAAGATCTGGTCCAGCTCCAGGCCGCGGTCGATCTTGGCCGGGTCGGAGGCGGTGAACGCGGTCAGCAGCATGCCCTTGCGCACCGCGTCCAGCTGGGTGCGGAACTCCTTGAGCAGCAAGGTGAAGTTCTGCTTGTCGTTGGGATCGACGTGGTTGACCTCAAGGCCGCCACCGCCCGGGTACTCCCAGTCCAGGTCGAAGCCGTCGAAGATGTCGGCCCCGGTGCCCGTGCCACCGGCGGGTTTGCCGGTGCCCCAGTCGTCGCGGACCGGCAGGTTGCCGCGGATGTAGAGGTCGACGCAGGAGCGGACGAACTTCTTGCGCGCGGCGTCGGTCTTGGCCACGTCGGCGAAGAACTTGGAGAAGGACCAGCCGCCGATGGACATCAGCACCTTCAGCCCGGGGTGCTTGGCCTTGAGCTTCTTGAGCTGGTTGAAGTTGCCGCGCAGCTTCGCCGAGGGGTTGTCGGCCACGCCGTCCACCGACTGCTCGGCGGTGATCACCCGCTGGTAGTTGGCGTGCGCGTCACCCGCGTTGTCCTTCGGGTAGTCCGGATCGGTGGGGTTGCCCACCGAGGCGGTGTTCTCGAAGCAGGTGAGGTTGGTGGCGTGGATGTTGGCGAAGGCGTAGTTGAGCACGGTCAGCCCGTCGGCCGAGCCGTTCTTCTCGATGTGGCCGAGGTGGACGTTGCGGCCGTACACCGCCCACTGCGGGTAGTAGTTCACCACGTGCGGCGCGGCCGCCGGGGCAGGGGGTTGAGCGGCTGAGGCAGGCGCGGTGAGACCGGCCAGGGCCAGTCCGGCCGCGGCCGAGGCGGTCAGGAACCGCCGGAATGCAGGGGATCGCATGCAGTCTCCTAGAGGGAGCCCGAGTGGTCTGAACCATTACTGGCTCCCACGATCAACCCTGGAGACCCCGGCAGGCTATGTCACTTCCCCATCCACCGGTCTAATGCGCCCTCCGGGTGACCGGCGCAGCGCGGCGACCAGCTGGGCGCGCGAGCGGACGCCGACCTTGCGGTAGATCCGGGTGAGCCTGCCCTCGACCGTCTTGACGCTGAGGAACAGCCGGGTGGCCGCCTCCCGGTTGCCCAGCCCCTCGGCCACCAGCGCGGCCAGCTCGGCCTCGGCCGCGGTCAGCCCGCGCACGGCGGGCCGGATCGCGGCCGGGGAGCCCAGGCGGTCCAGCTCGGTGGCGGCCAGCGCGGCCCACGGGCGGGCTCCGCGCTGCTGGAAGGCGGTCAGCGCCGCGCGCACCGCCGACCGGGCGGCCGGGCCCCGGCGGCGGCTGCGTTCCAGCCTGCCCAGCGCCAGCAGGGTGCGGCCGTGCTCGATCGGCAGGCCCAGTGCGGCGAAGCGCTCGCCCGCGCCGGTGAGCAGCCCGGCCGCGCCATCGAGGTCGCGCCGCGCGATCCGCACCAGGGCCTCGGCCCGGTCCAGCGCGGCCAGCACACCCGGCCGGTCCAGGGCGAGGGCCTGGTGCCGGGTGCGTTCGACCAGGGTGGCGGCCGCGGCCGGATCGCCCGCGCCGACCAGGGCTTCGGCCAGTTCGCCGTGCCAGCGCAGCACGGAGGGGTCGGCGATCTGCTGCGCGGTCTCCAGCACGCGCACCCGCTCCAGCGCGGCCACCGCCCGCGCGGCCTCGCCGGTGGCCAGCTCGACCGTGCCGAGCACCAGCAGACTGCGCGGCAGGAACACCACGTCGCCCTCCTCCTCGGCCGCCGCCGCGCCGAGACGGGCCAGCCGGGCGGCTCTGGCGAACTCGCCACCCGCGGACTCGGCGACGGCCATGGCGTACCAGGACAGTCCGGGGGCCGCGCCCGCCTCGCTGAGCACCCCGGTGAGCCGCCGCGCGTGCTCGATGGCGGCCCGGCAGTGCCCGGCGCGGGCCTCCAGCTCGACCAGGCAGCGCAGCACCTCGGCCAGCTGGGTGGTCGCCCCGGAGTGCGCCACCGGGTGTTGCAGCAGCGCCAGCAGTTCTTCCCTCGCGGCGTCCAGGCGGTCGTCGAAGAAGGCGTGCCGGGCGGCCAGGAACCGCGCGGACACCGCGGGCGCGCACTCCAGGGCCCTGGCCAGGGTTCGTTCGGCGGCCGGGTCGCCGAGTCCGCGCTGCATCCTCGCCCGCATCAGCAGGGCCAGTTCCAGGGTGCGCGCCGGGCCGCGGCCGGTGGCCAGCGCGGCGGCGAGCCCGGCCTCCTCGGCGGCGCGGCGGGTGTCGCCGTCGGCGATGTGCGCCTTGATCGCCGTGCGCAGGTGCACCTCGGCCAGCAGTTCCGGATCATCGCCTGCTTCCTCGCGGGCCTTGGCCAGCACCTCCTCGGTGCCGCCCAGCCGCTGGCAGGCCGCGTCGAGCAGGGCCAGCCGGACCCGCACCCGGTCGGCGGGCCGGTGCGCGTGCGGCAGCACCCGGTGCGCGGCCGCCCTGGCCAGGTCGGACCGGCCGGCCGCGCCCGCGTCGATGGCCGCCGCGAGCAGGCAGGCCACCAGTTCGGCGTGTTCACCAGGGGGCAGCCGGCGGGCGGCGAGCAGACCCAGCTCGGCCGCGAAGGCATGCGCGCCACGGGTTCTGGACTCCTCGGCGGCCGCGCGCAGCCGCCGCGCCAGCGCCCGGTCGGGCTCCTGGTGCGCGTGCGCCTGGTGCCAGACCGCGGCCACCGGATCGTCCACCGCGTCGGCCAGCCGGGCGTGCGCCCGCGCCCTGGCGTCCGGTCCGGCGTCGGCGGCCAGCACCAGCGGGATGGCCGCGGCGGTGAACCGGATCTCCTCGTGCCGCACCCGCAGCAGCCGCGCCGCCTCGGCGGTGGCCAGCTCCTCGGCGGCCAGGCCGGGGCGGATGCGGTTGAGCACGGTCACCGTCGGGTCCCGGCACAGCGCGGCCAGCACCGCGCAGCGCCGCACCGGATCGCCGATCTCGTTGAGCCACAACCGGATCAGTTCGCGTGCGCCAGGGGAGGGGGACAGCGGTTCCGGGGGCAGCGCGGCCCGGCCACCGGCCAGCAGCGCGCGGGTGAGCTCCACCGCCAGCGCCGGGTTGCCGCCGCTGTGCGCGAGCACCTGGCCGGTCCACCGGTGCGGCAGGCCGAGGCCGGTGACCAGGTCCACCAGCGCGTCCGGGGTCAGCGCGGGCATCGGCACCGGCCAGCTCTCCTGGCACAGCTCGTGCCCGGCCACCGGGGCGGTGGCCCTGCGCTCGGTGGTGAGCAGCCGCAGACCGGGCGAGCGCACCGCCCGCAGCGCGCCGCGCAGGGCGTCCCGGCTGTCCGGGTCCAGCCACTGCACGCCGTCGAGCACCACCAGCACCCCGTCCCGCGTGGCCAAGGCGTCCAGGAGTTCGGCCAGGGCAAGGCGCACCGCCAGGGGGTCCGTTCCCCTGGCGGGCGCCGGGCCGCGGCGCACCAGCGCCGACAGCACCTCCCTGCGGTCCCCGGTGACCATCGCCAGCGACGGCGGAGCCAGCGAGGTGAGCAGCTCCGCCAGTCCACTGTGGACGATCGCCGGGTCTTCGGCGCAGGGGCTGGAGCGCATCACCAGTGCGCCGCCCCTGGCCGCCGCGGCGGCCACCCCGTGGGCCACCGCGGTCTTGCCGGAGCCCGCCGGTCCGAACAGCGCCACCCGGCCGTGCCGGTGCAGCGCCGCGAGTAGGTCCGGCAGGGGCTCCGTTCCGCTCACCCCGCTTTCCGGCACGTGCCGACCGGAGGGAGGGCGGGGTGCGCCAGCGGGTGCTGGTCCCACCAGCGCGCGTACCCCGGACTGGCCGCCACCAGTTCCAGGTAGGCGCGGCCCAGCTCGGCGCGAAGTCGCCGGGCCGCGGCCAGGTGCGCGTGATCGCTGGCCAGCACCACCCGCTGCGCGAGCGGCGTGCCCCGAACCGGCTTGAGCACCACCCCCTCCCTCGGCTGGTCCACCGGGAAGAAACAGCCCAGCGCGCGACCGGCCGCCACCAGCGCCGCCGCCATCTCCCAGTTGCCACACCAGTACGTGACCCTCGGCGTGAACCCGGCCTCGGCGCACCGCTGCCGGAAGTAGGCCGGCCACGGCCCGCTGTCCGAGGGGTCGTCCACCCATTCCTGCCCGGCCAGCTCGGCCAGCTCCAGCTCGGCGCGCGCGGCCAGCGGACCGTCCGCGGCCACCCCGATGTAGACCGGTTCGCACTCGATGAGCACCTGCCGGACCGCCCGCGAGGCGGCCGGGGGCAGGTCGGGTTCCAGGTACAGCGCGAGGTCCAGCGCGCCGGAGTCCAGCAGCGCGGTGAGCGTGCCGCAGCCGGGATCCACCCGCAGCAGCACCCTGGCGAAGGGCAGCACCGAACCCAGCCGCCCGGCCACCCGACCGGTCAGCGGCGATGCCTGCAAGCCGATCCGCAGCACCGGCGAGTCCGGCTGCTCGCGCGGGGGAGCGAGCACCAGGTCCAGGTCGTCGAGCCCGGCCAGGATCGCCCGGGCCCTGGTGGCGACCTCCGCGCCGACCGGGGTGGGCGTGACGCCGCCGGGGGTGCGCACGAACAGCTGGGTGCCGAGGTGGCTCTCCACCCTGCGCAGCATGGTGCTCACCGCGGGCTGGGTCAGGTCGAGCTGGATGGCGGCCTTGCTGATGCTCCGGGCCGAGGCGATGGCGTCGATCATCCGGAGGTGTTGAGGCCCCAGGTCCACCGCTCCTCCTGACCCCGTTTTCCGCTTCCGCCCAGGCTAACGACGGGGGAGTGGGTGGGGTAACGAGGGAAAACCCTTGCTCCCGGCAGACTTGAGCCCGCTGAGTAGATTTGCGGATTTCCGGGTTTCCGGCCGCCGTGCGAATGTCACCGCGTGTCCGAGATCATCGAGCCGGCACCCCGGCGGCCCCTGCCCAGGGTTCTCGGGCAGCTGACCACCGCCGGGTTCTTCGGCGCGGTGATCATGCCGTTCGGCCTCTTCTCGGTCCTCGCGGCGCTCTTCGGCGGCGGTTTGCCCGCGGTGGGGATGACCGTGGCGGTGGGGCTGGCCGGGTTCGCGATCCTGTACGGCGCGGCTTCGCTGGCGCCGGGGGAGTCCTGGCTCGGCGGCAGCCGGGTCGGCCGGTGCTGCTGGGCGGTCCTGGTGGGCGGGTTCGGCGGGCTCGGGTGGTGGCTGGGCTGGGCGGTGACCAACGAGCTGGGGCTGGCGGTCAGCCGCCCGCCGCTGGGGCTGCTCGCGGGCGCGGTGCCGTTCGTGTTGGTGGCCGGGCTGTTGCTGCGCCGGTGGTACCTGGCCGTGGGCTCGCTCGTGGTCACCGTGGCGCTGGGCGGCTGGCTGCTCGCCGGGCTGGCCGCGCTGCCGCCGGACCCGGCGGAGGTCAGCCGCAGGCTCGCCGCCACCAGCGTCGACCGCACCCAGCTCTTCGCCACCGAACTGCCCGGCTACCGCATCCGGCGAGACTCGGACGGCTGGCGCCTGGCGCCGGAGGGCGAACCACGCGGTGCCAAGGATGTCGAGGTCCGCGCGATGCCGCTGGGACCAGCCGCCGACGGGTGCGCGGCCAGCCTGGAGTGCGCCGAGGACACCCCCGGCCTGCGCTACCAGCGCACCGCGGGCCAGCACGGCTACCTCCACCAGCGGGAGCGGCTGGCGGTGCGGGTGCTCGGCGGCGTTGGCGTGGACCGGAAACTGCTGCGCGCGGCCGTCCTGGCCGCCCGCCCGGCCACCGACGCGGAGCTGCTGGAGATCCTGCCGCCCGACCGGCGGCACCAGCCTTCCCCGTTGGACCGGCTGCGGCAGTTCGCCAGGGAACTGGCCGGATAAGCTGTCCCGGTGCTGGTCGCCGTGCTCGCCGACACCCATGCCCCGCGCCGCTGGAAGGGCTGCCCGCCCGCGGTCGCCGAACACCTGCGCGAGGCGGACGTGATCCTGCACGCCGGTGACGTGTGCACCGCGAACGTGCTCCACGAGCTGGCCGCCTTCGCCCCGGTGCACGCGGTGCTGGGCAACAACGACGGCCCGGACGTCGCCGCCTGGGGCGCGCCGGAGACCCTGGAGCTGGACCTGGACGGACTGCGGGTGGCGATGATCCACGACAGCGGCCAGGCCAACGGCCGCACCGCGCGGATGCGCCGCCGGTTCCCCGAGGCGGACCTGGTCGTCTTCGGCCACTCGCACATCCCGATGGACGTCACCGGCGACGGCGTCCGGATCTTTAACCCGGGCTCGCCCACCGACCGCCGCCGTCAGCCGCAGGGCACCATGGGCCTGCTGCGGATCGAGCGCGGTGAGCTGGCCGAGGCCCGGATCATCCCGGTGACCTAGCCGGTCCAGTCCGCGCGCAGCAGCTCGTACTCGACCTCGCCCTGCTCGGTGCCCGGCAGCGGATCGTCGAAGTGCGGGAAGAAGGTCCGCACGTGCTTGAGCCCGGCCCGCTCCATCACCCGGCGGGAGGCGGTGTTGACCGCCATCGTCTGGGCCCACACCCGCTGCACGCCCAGGTCGGTGAAACCCTTGCGCACCAACGCCCGCGCGCCCTCGGTGGCATAACCCCGGCCCCAGAACCGCGCCTGGAACCGGTAGCCGAGCTCCACCTCGGTGGCGCTGCCGTCGGCAGGCGGTTCCAGGGCGAGCCAGCCGATGAACTCGCCGGTGGCGTGCTCGATGGTGGCCCAGGTCCCGGCGGGGCCGAGCTCGTAGTGGGAGAGCAGCTTGGGCAGCACCTGGTGCTCGATCACCGCGCGTGGCGTCGGCTCGCCGGTGAGGAAGCGCATCACCTCGGGATCGCTGTCCAGCTGCACCAGGTTGTCCACATCGGACTCGGTGAACCGGCGCAGCACCAGCCGGTCGGTTTCCAGGAAGACCTGCACCGGGCCATCCTGTGTGGCCCGGGTGCGGGTGTCCAGCGGATTTAGTCGCGCGTCTGGGTGGCGGCGAAGGTGCTGAGCAGGTCGGAGATGTGCTCGGGCCTGCCGGTGTTCTGGCGGTAGGACGCGGTCAGGGTGTCGATGTGGGTGTAGCCGGGCGCGAGGGTGGTGCCCTTGGGGAAGAACAGCTTCAGCGGGGCGCCGATCGCGGAGTCGGTGGCGCCGATGATCAGCGTGGGCTTGGCCTTGGCGGCCGCGGCGTGCCGGAGGTTGACCAGCTCGCCGTCCCGGGAACCGGCCAGGGCCAGGCCGAAGTCGACCAGGGTGCGCACCGAGTGGTAGTACTCCCAGGAGTTGATGCCGGGGTTGCCGAACTGGCGGGCCAGGTCGGGCAGGCTGGTCACCTCGTGTCCCGGTGAGGTGTAGTCCACGCCCTGGACGTTGTCGTGGTTGCGCCAGCCGTAGAGGGCCTTCTTGTCGGTGGGTCCCACCCTGGGGTTCGGGCCGGTGACGGTGGCCAGCCAGTCGCCGACCAGGGGCAGGCCGCTGACCTGGCCGGGCAGCGGGAAGGTCTTGGGGGCGACCGGGCCGCCGGTGTAGGCGCCCAGGCCGACCTGCAGGATGCCGAGGTTGGCGGTGTTGTTGTCCATGAGGGTGCCCAGCAGGGCGGCGTTGGTGAAGCGGAACTCGCGGATGTCGTTGGCGCCGCTGAGGAAGTCGACGTAGCTGCGGGCGAACAGCAGGCGCAGCGCGGTGTCGGTGACCGGGTTGGCCGGCAGCCTGCGGTGCAGGTCGGTTTCCGCGCCGGGCTCGAAGTGCGCGCCGATGCCGATGATGCCGAGGGCGTTGAACAGCTCGGCGTTCACCCCCGGCACGCTCACCAGCGAGCGCGGCAGCACCCCCGACCGCAGCAGCCGGACCGCCACGTCGTGGGTCTTGCCGACCACCAGGTTGGCCGCCCACTTCAGCAGCGGATTGGTTTGCAGGCCAACGGGATCGCTGGTGACCAGGGTGTCCAGGCCGAAGAACGCGCCGCACTGCCGGTACCCGGCGTCGGCGGTGGTGGCCGGGTCGCCGTCGAAGTCCCAGGCGGCGAAGAAGCCGGTCATCAGCCCGGCCATGGACGCGCCGCCGCAGACCGTCCTGGTGCGCCGGAACTCCGAGTCGGGCAGCTCGTGCAGCATCAGGTCGTACTGGTCGCGCACGGTCTGCTCGACGCCGATCTCGGCCAGGAAGCCGAGCTCGCTGTCCTTCTTGAAGCCCTCGAACTTGCGGCCGCCGATGACCTTGCCCTGATAGTAGTAGTCGAAGGCCACCCGCCAGTCCCGCGCGGCCCACCCGGCGCGCAGCCCGGTGTTGTCGGTGAGGCAGTTGGGCCTGCGGGCCTGCGCCCAGAACTCCACCCGCTGCCCCTTGCCCAGCGCCGAGCGGACGGTGTTGCGGGCCAGGCTGTCGCTGTTGTCCGCGCTGCCGAAGGAACCCGGCTGCTCGACGAAGACCGAGTCGGCCCGCTGCGGATCGGCCGGCCCACCGGTCGGGCGGTAGCGCAGGTAGCTGATCCACTCACACGCCTCCGGGCGGGGGCCGACCGCTGGGGGCAGTGGCGAGCGCAGGTCGACCCGGCTGACCAGCACACCGTCGCCGACCTGGTCCGGCAGCGCGGTCTCCACCCTGCGCTCCACCCGGCTGGCCGAGCCCGGCGCGGCCAGGGCGACCGGGCTGAGCAGGGTGCCGGTGATCGCGGTGGTGGCGGCCAGCGCCGACCACCGGTGTGTGCTGCGCTTCATGCCGCCTCCAACAGAAAATGACGGTGACCAGATTCACGGTAGGGAGTGCGCGAGCACGTGGGCAAGGTGATCCGTGCCGGTCCCCATTCCCACCTTTCGGCTGGTTGACGTTTCGGCTGTAGGCGCGCCGGATATCTCCAGCCCAGCAGCGGTACCGGCCGGTGCTGCGCTGGAAAGGGGACCGACCGCCATGTCCTCGACCTCGGGTTCGGCCGCCGCCGACGGCCACCACGACCTGGTCGGCCAGCCGCACGACGAGCAGCGGGAGGGTCCGCTGGCGCACGCCGAGGCCGAGGCGGCGCGGATCAGCGAACCCGGCGCGCCACTGGGCACCCTCGGCCCGCGTTTCAACCGGCGCTCGCCGTTCCTGATCGGGCTGGCCGCGGCCGCCGGGGTCGCGGTCACCTACGGGCTGGTGCTGGTGCTGACCGACCTGCGCGGGGTGCTGATCGTCATCGGCCTCGCGCTGTTCCTGGCCATCGGGATCGAACCGCTGGTCTCCTGGCTGGTGAACCGGCGCTTCCCGCGCTGGCTGGCGGTCACCGCGGTGTTCCTGGCTGGGTTCGGAGTGGTGGGCGGCTTCCTGGCGGTGGCCGTCCCGGTGCTGGCGGAGCAGGTCATGCAGTTCGCCGAGCGGGCGCCGGCGTACCTGCGCCAGGCGGTGGCGGAGCACTCCTGGCTGGCCCGGCTCAACGAACGGGTCGAGCTGCGGCAGGTGCTGGAACAGGTGCTCAGCGGCAGCGCGGGCCTGGTGCAGGCCGGGCTGGCGGTGTTCAGCACCCTGGCCGACCTGGTGATCCTGCTGGTGCTGACGGTCTACTTCACCGTCGAGCTGCCGAGGGTGCGCACCGGGCTGTACCGGTTCGTGCCGCACTCGCGGCGGCCGAGGACGATCCTGATCAGCGATGAGATCTGCGTCAAGGTCGGCGGTTACGTGCTGGGCAACCTGCTGGTCTCGCTGATCGCCGGCGCGCTCACCCTGGTCTGGCTGCTGGTCTTCGACGTGCCCTACGCCCTGCTGCTGGCGCTCACCGTGGCGCTGCTGGACCTGATCCCGGTGGTCGGCTCGATCGCGGGCGGCGTGCTGATCAGCCTGGTCGCGCTGACCGTCTCGGTCCCGGTGGGCCTGGCCACCGTCGGCTTCGTGGTGGGCTACCGGCTGCTGGAGGACTACCTGCTGATCCCGAAGATCATCGGCCGCACGGTGCGGGTGCCCGCCCTGGTCACGGTGGTGGCGGTGGTGCTGGGCGGGGCACTGCTCGGCGTGGTCGGCGCACTGGTGGCGATCCCGGTGGCCGCCGCGCTGCTGCTGATCACCCAGGAGGTCGTGTACCCGAGGCTGGACCGCGCCTAGGCCAGTTGAGCGTCCACAGTGGACGGATCGAACACCGCGTCCGCGGCCAGCCCGGCCAGCCCGATCAACGGTGCCTGGTCGCCGAGGCGGGCCGGGGTGATCTCGCGCAGGCCCAGCAGCGCCACCGGGTGTGCCTGGTCCAGCACGGCCGCGCGGACCGCGTCGGCGAACCGTGGCAGTGCGCCGATCGGGCCGCCGAGGCGGAGGTGTTGCGGGTTGACGATGCTGACCACTGTGGCCAGCACGCCGCCGAGCTGTCGTCCCGCCTCAGTCACCGTGGCGACCGCCTCCTCGCGGCCCTGTTCCACTTGGCGCACCACGTCGGCCAGCGTGCGCACGCCGCTGGGGCGGAGCAGGCGGAGCAGGGCGCGGCCGCTGGCCACCGCGGCCAGGCAGCCGGAGCGGCCGCAGGCGCAGCGCTCCTCGTGACCGGCGAGCTTGATGTGGCCGATCTCGCCGACGCTGCCGGTGACGCCCCGGTACGGGCGGCCGTTGATCACCACGCCGCTGCCGATGCCGGTGCCCACCTTCACCCCGAGCATGGTGGTGGCCGGGGCGCCGTCGGCCAGGTGCTCGCCGAAGGCCAGCGCGTTCGCGTCGTTCTCCACCACCACCGGCACCCGCACCCTGGCCGCGATGGCGTCGTGCACCGCGGTGCCGGACCAGCCCGGCATGCTCGGTGGCGCGGTGTTCGCGCCGGAGGTCGGGTCCACCTGGCCGGGGATGCCCGCGGCCAGCACGCAGAAGTCCTCGGCGCGGCCGGTCTCAGCGAGTAGTTCCGCGCCGAGGGCCAGCACCCGCTCCAGCACTGCCGCCGGGTCCTGCCGGGCCGGCACCTTCTCCCGGCGCACCGCCAGCACGGTGGCAGTCAGGTCGGCGACCGCGACCGCCAGGTGGCTGACCCCGATGTCGGCGACCAGGGCACACCGCCCGGCCTCGTCGGCGGCCAGCAGCTCGGCCGGTCTGCCGCCGCTGGATGCCTGGCGACCGGCCGTGCGCAGCAGCTTCATCCTGCTCAGCGCGTCCAGGCGCTCGACCATGGTGGCGCGGGAGAGCCCGACCCTGGCCTGGAGCTCCTGCCGGGTCATCGGGCCGTCCCTGCGCAACACCGCCAGGATCCGGCCGGGGGACAGCGGTCCTGATGTGGCGTTGACGTCCACCTGCACGCCCCCTATCTTGAGCCACCCGTACTTATGTCTAGCGACTAGACGGAAGTCTCGCACGAGGAGGTGGCCGTGGCCGGGTTCTCCCGCCGATCGCTGCTGCGTGGCGTGCTGGCCACGGGCGCGGGGGCGGCGGCCGCGCCGCTGCTGGGCGGCTGCGTCGGCTTCGCCACCTCCGGCACCTCGGGCCTGACCTTCCTGTCCACCCAGTTCACCCCGGTGGAGGAGGCGGAGCGGTTCCGGTCGCTGCTGCGCCGCAGCTTCGACGCCGAGGTCGGCTACGTCACCAGCGACCCCGGGCAGTTCACCACCCAGGTGCGCAGCCAGGTCGAGGCGGGCAACGTGCGGGTCGCGCTGCTCGGCGGCCTGCACGGCGACCTGGCCCCGCTCGCCCCGGACTGCCTCACCGACCTCACCGACCTGGTGGCCGACTTCAGCGCGCTCGGCTGGCCGCCGGAGTACCTGGAACTGGCCAAGGCGGGCACCGACCGCACCTGGTACGTGCCGTGGGCGCAGGCCAGCTACCTGCTCGCCGCGCACGTGGACGCGTTGGCCCATCTGCCATCCGGTGCTGATCCCGAGGACCTGAGCTACGAGCAGTTCCTGGACTGGGCGGTGAACGCCCGCCGCGCCAACGGGAACCGGCCGATGCTCGGCCTGCCCGGCGGTCCCAAGGGCCTGCTGCACCGCTTCCTCCAGGGTTACCTGCTGCCCTCCTTCACCGGCGGGCAGATCACCACCTTCAACTCCCCGGAGGCCGTCACCGCCTGGGAGTACCTGCGCGAGCTCTGGCGCAACTGCGCCCCGGCCAGCACCAACTACGACTTCATGCAGGACCCGCTGGAGGCCGGTGAGGTGCGCTTCGCCTGGGACCACGTGGCCCGGCTGGTCAACGTGCCCAAGCGCGAACCGGACCGCTGGCGGATGCTGCCCGCCCCGCGCGGGCCCAAGGGACGCGGCTACATGGCCGTGCTCACCGGCCTGGCCATCCCCAAGGGCGCGCCGCACCAGGACCAGGCGCGCCGGCTGATCGCCACCCTGAGCAAGGCGCAGACCCAGATCGAACTGTTGCGCGCCAACGCCTTCTTCCCCACCGTGCGCACCCCGATCCCGGCGGACCTGCCGCCGGCGATCCGGCTGGAGGCCGCCGCGGTGGCCAAGCAGCGGCAGCTGCCCGGCGCGCTGCTGTCCCTGCCGCCGGTCGGGCTGGGCAGCCGGGAAGGGGAGCTGGGCAAGGCGTTCCGGGACTGCTTCCAGTCCATCGTGCTCGGCGGGGCGGACACTCGATCCACTGTGGACAGACAAACCGGGGTGCTGGCCAAGGTGCTGGCCGAGGCCAAGGTGCCGTGCTGGGCGCCGGATCCGCGCGGCGACGGCGTTTGCGAGGTGGGCTGAGATGACCGGGCGGACACCGTGGCTGCTGCTGGCTCCCTCCACCGTGCTGCTGGCGCTGTTGTTCGGCTGGCCGCTGGCACAGGGGGTGCTGGCCGCCTTCCAGGACGGCAGCGGGTTCACCCTGGCCCACTGGCAGCGGCTGTTCACCGACCCCTACTTCGGGCAGGCGCTGCGCAACACCGTGCTGCTCATCGTGATCGTGGTGCCCATCCAGCTGGTGCTCGCGGTCGGCATGACCCTGCTGATCCAGGCCAAACCGCGCTTCGCCGGCGTGCACTTCTACCTGTGGGCCATCCCGCTGGCCATCTCCGACCTGGCCGCCGGACTGGTGTGGCTGACCGTCTTCGCCGACCGCGGCTACCTCAACTC from Crossiella sp. CA-258035 harbors:
- a CDS encoding ROK family protein is translated as MQVDVNATSGPLSPGRILAVLRRDGPMTRQELQARVGLSRATMVERLDALSRMKLLRTAGRQASSGGRPAELLAADEAGRCALVADIGVSHLAVAVADLTATVLAVRREKVPARQDPAAVLERVLALGAELLAETGRAEDFCVLAAGIPGQVDPTSGANTAPPSMPGWSGTAVHDAIAARVRVPVVVENDANALAFGEHLADGAPATTMLGVKVGTGIGSGVVINGRPYRGVTGSVGEIGHIKLAGHEERCACGRSGCLAAVASGRALLRLLRPSGVRTLADVVRQVEQGREEAVATVTEAGRQLGGVLATVVSIVNPQHLRLGGPIGALPRFADAVRAAVLDQAHPVALLGLREITPARLGDQAPLIGLAGLAADAVFDPSTVDAQLA
- a CDS encoding extracellular solute-binding protein; the encoded protein is MAGFSRRSLLRGVLATGAGAAAAPLLGGCVGFATSGTSGLTFLSTQFTPVEEAERFRSLLRRSFDAEVGYVTSDPGQFTTQVRSQVEAGNVRVALLGGLHGDLAPLAPDCLTDLTDLVADFSALGWPPEYLELAKAGTDRTWYVPWAQASYLLAAHVDALAHLPSGADPEDLSYEQFLDWAVNARRANGNRPMLGLPGGPKGLLHRFLQGYLLPSFTGGQITTFNSPEAVTAWEYLRELWRNCAPASTNYDFMQDPLEAGEVRFAWDHVARLVNVPKREPDRWRMLPAPRGPKGRGYMAVLTGLAIPKGAPHQDQARRLIATLSKAQTQIELLRANAFFPTVRTPIPADLPPAIRLEAAAVAKQRQLPGALLSLPPVGLGSREGELGKAFRDCFQSIVLGGADTRSTVDRQTGVLAKVLAEAKVPCWAPDPRGDGVCEVG